One part of the Tenacibaculum sp. 190130A14a genome encodes these proteins:
- a CDS encoding MATE family efflux transporter, with protein sequence MKLSRYTSEFKYNWQLAAPVMLGMLGHTFVSFIDNIMVGQLGTAELAAVSLGNSFMFIAMSLGIGFSTAITPLIAEADAAENFNNAKSTFKHGLFLCTSLGILMFLVVFFSKPLLYAMGQPYEVVELAIPYLDLVAFSLIPLIVFQAFKQFSDGMSMTRYPMYATIVANVANVVLNYVLIFGKFGFPKMGIVGAAYGTLLSRFIMVFYLWWLLTQKERSQRIVTNIKIFILDKFMLKKIVSLGAPSAMQMFFEVAIFTAAIWLSGLLGKNPQAANQIALNLSSMTFMVAMGLSVAAMVRVGNQKGLKNYIELRRIAFSIFLLGIMLAVGFAIIFFIFHKSLPNIYVDLNDAKNLSDNMEVIKIASMLLIAAAFFQISDSIQVMVLGALRGLQDVAIPTVITFISYWLIGFPVSYFLGKEDAYGSFGIWLGLLAGLTSASILLYMRFNYLTLKLIRKEQNELT encoded by the coding sequence TTGAAGCTATCACGTTATACATCTGAGTTTAAATATAATTGGCAATTGGCAGCACCAGTAATGCTGGGTATGTTAGGACATACATTTGTAAGTTTTATTGATAATATTATGGTAGGGCAATTAGGAACGGCTGAATTGGCAGCGGTTTCTTTGGGCAATAGTTTTATGTTTATTGCCATGTCTTTAGGAATTGGTTTTTCTACTGCAATAACTCCGTTAATTGCTGAAGCCGATGCAGCAGAAAATTTTAATAATGCTAAATCTACGTTTAAACATGGATTGTTCCTTTGTACATCTTTAGGTATCTTGATGTTTTTAGTAGTGTTTTTTTCAAAACCATTATTATATGCTATGGGGCAGCCTTATGAAGTGGTTGAATTGGCAATTCCATATTTAGATTTAGTGGCTTTTTCATTAATTCCATTGATTGTTTTTCAGGCATTTAAACAGTTTAGTGATGGAATGTCAATGACTAGATACCCTATGTATGCTACTATAGTGGCTAACGTTGCTAATGTTGTTTTAAACTATGTACTGATTTTTGGAAAATTTGGATTTCCAAAAATGGGTATTGTTGGAGCTGCTTATGGAACGTTGTTGTCACGTTTTATTATGGTTTTTTATTTATGGTGGTTGCTAACGCAAAAAGAACGATCTCAACGAATAGTAACAAATATTAAGATTTTTATTCTTGATAAATTCATGTTGAAAAAAATTGTTAGCCTGGGTGCACCTAGTGCAATGCAAATGTTTTTTGAGGTAGCTATTTTTACTGCAGCCATTTGGTTAAGTGGTTTGTTAGGGAAGAATCCTCAGGCGGCTAATCAAATAGCTTTAAACTTATCATCAATGACATTTATGGTGGCAATGGGGCTGAGTGTAGCAGCTATGGTACGCGTAGGAAATCAAAAGGGATTGAAAAATTATATAGAACTGAGACGAATAGCTTTTTCAATTTTTTTATTGGGAATAATGTTAGCTGTAGGATTTGCAATTATTTTCTTTATTTTTCACAAGAGTTTACCAAACATTTATGTTGATTTAAATGATGCAAAAAACTTATCTGATAATATGGAGGTGATAAAAATTGCATCAATGTTGTTAATTGCGGCAGCATTTTTTCAAATTAGTGATAGTATACAAGTAATGGTATTAGGTGCATTAAGAGGTCTACAAGATGTAGCTATTCCAACAGTGATTACATTCATTTCGTATTGGTTGATTGGATTTCCGGTAAGTTATTTCTTAGGGAAAGAAGATGCTTACGGAAGTTTTGGGATTTGGCTAGGATTGCTAGCAGGATTGACATCAGCTTCGATATTATTATATATGAGATTTAATTATTTAACTTTGAAATTAATTAGAAAAGAACAAAATGAACTTACCTAA
- a CDS encoding OmpA family protein has translation MRNFLKAFLVFTVFAIVAQFVYQSNTQIPNDELKTPDKISKTKVVQKIKQPLDTAHSKKKDSTPKKEKVTKPVFTKQLAQLNFAHKFVTSSNNIRVLFPKQFYYFKDSIFNFLNNNQEKEILITADYLDGEILEDGQNFGMARASYLKDKLVKYGVNPKKIILKSQLGNYTYDLEGFYADGIRIAHQNISPEKLQAIQKEVTNKVLYAHFGNENFKPDRTLYAYLLEAKSYLKKHPNKKLTITGHTDNVGEEQTNEWISLQRAKNVAKYFVQQGIDSLKITTLSKGELAPLADNNTPLGRAKNRRIEIVIN, from the coding sequence ATGAGAAACTTTTTAAAAGCTTTTCTCGTTTTTACTGTATTCGCAATTGTTGCGCAATTCGTTTATCAAAGTAATACTCAAATTCCTAATGATGAACTAAAGACGCCTGACAAAATTTCGAAAACAAAGGTTGTTCAAAAAATAAAGCAACCACTCGATACCGCACACAGTAAAAAGAAAGATTCAACCCCTAAAAAAGAGAAGGTTACAAAACCTGTTTTTACCAAACAACTTGCACAACTTAACTTTGCTCACAAATTTGTTACATCCTCTAATAACATTCGAGTACTTTTTCCTAAGCAGTTTTATTATTTTAAAGACTCCATTTTCAATTTTTTGAATAACAATCAAGAAAAAGAAATACTTATTACTGCAGATTATTTGGATGGAGAAATTTTAGAAGATGGACAAAACTTTGGTATGGCAAGAGCTAGCTACTTAAAAGACAAACTAGTGAAATATGGTGTCAACCCTAAAAAAATCATTTTAAAGAGCCAACTAGGCAATTACACTTATGATCTGGAAGGTTTTTATGCAGATGGTATTAGAATAGCTCATCAAAATATATCTCCAGAAAAACTTCAAGCGATCCAAAAGGAAGTAACTAACAAGGTTTTATATGCGCATTTTGGCAATGAAAATTTCAAACCAGATAGAACTTTATACGCTTACCTGCTAGAAGCAAAGAGTTATTTAAAAAAGCATCCGAATAAAAAATTAACCATAACTGGTCATACTGATAATGTTGGAGAAGAACAAACCAATGAGTGGATCAGTTTACAACGCGCCAAAAATGTTGCAAAATATTTTGTGCAACAAGGTATTGACTCATTAAAAATAACTACCCTATCTAAAGGAGAATTAGCTCCCTTGGCAGATAATAATACTCCATTAGGTAGAGCAAAAAACAGAAGAATTGAAATAGTAATCAACTAA
- a CDS encoding GLPGLI family protein: MKSIVLKLISLIFLLPVTHNVEIQEFQGQAVYFSKAKLELGRWGARMSEAQKKQIQARLKNRLEKTYILNFNKQESFFEEEEKLDAISGATDSWGNNFSQGDQYKNIKENRIVQNQEFYGKQFLVKDKLQQIDWKIGKESKKIGKYLCFKATASIPKNELTWYNFSWSDLRKSERKTDSTGVKGEQTVDLIAVEAWYTPQIPVSHGPGEYWGLPGLILEVSAGNRVMLCSKVIINPSEKLIIEAPSKGKEITKMKYQETIRGKMMEMRNNRGRRRR; this comes from the coding sequence ATGAAATCAATTGTTTTAAAACTTATCAGTTTAATATTTCTATTACCCGTTACTCATAATGTTGAAATACAGGAGTTTCAGGGGCAGGCAGTTTATTTTTCCAAAGCAAAACTTGAATTGGGAAGATGGGGTGCACGAATGAGTGAGGCTCAAAAGAAACAGATACAAGCAAGATTAAAAAATAGATTAGAGAAGACTTATATCTTAAATTTTAATAAGCAAGAATCGTTTTTTGAAGAAGAGGAGAAATTAGATGCAATATCAGGAGCTACGGATTCTTGGGGGAATAATTTCTCTCAAGGGGATCAATATAAAAATATAAAAGAGAACCGAATAGTTCAAAATCAAGAGTTCTATGGGAAACAATTTTTGGTAAAAGATAAACTTCAACAGATTGATTGGAAAATAGGTAAAGAATCTAAGAAAATAGGGAAGTATTTATGCTTTAAAGCAACGGCTTCAATTCCTAAAAATGAACTTACTTGGTATAATTTTTCATGGAGCGATTTAAGAAAATCTGAAAGAAAAACAGATTCAACAGGTGTAAAGGGAGAACAAACTGTTGATTTGATAGCGGTTGAAGCTTGGTACACTCCACAAATACCAGTTAGCCATGGACCTGGTGAGTATTGGGGGTTACCAGGACTTATTTTAGAGGTGAGTGCGGGTAACAGAGTAATGTTATGCTCAAAAGTGATTATCAACCCTTCAGAGAAACTCATTATAGAAGCTCCTTCTAAAGGAAAAGAAATTACAAAAATGAAGTATCAAGAAACAATTAGAGGCAAAATGATGGAAATGAGAAACAATAGAGGTAGAAGAAGAAGGTAA
- a CDS encoding carboxypeptidase regulatory-like domain-containing protein, giving the protein MKNIVIISFLLIAQNLFSQVVFKGVVKDTLNKPLELANVIAINNKTEVLESYAITDELGRYQLKLTKNSGYKIQVSYVGMKTKESLVVVQENNFTKDFILKLDNSLDEVEITYEMPVVVKGDTLIYNADSFKNGTERKLEDVLEKLPGVEINEEGQVEVEGKVVNKLMVNGKDFFDGDTKLATKNIPSKAVDKIQVLRNYAEVGQLSGVRNNQDNVALNIKLKKGKESFWFGNVTVGAGNAPTDELYLLQPKLFYYNPKYSINFIGDFNNIGEVALSRRDIRGFGGGFRAPSRSSGTNINLGDNSLNFLTSQGNALKIENKLASANFSYSPKNTLDFSGFLIFNSSKILSRESNFIQYSNQELGIPDESTEQTSTERSNQGLIKLSLSYKPNFNNQLDYDVLARVSNDRQNRNLLSSVLGGITQIDEVTPYSVNQNFNYYYTLNDTNIFALEAQYLIKNEDPFYNAILENTSANTDSFDATAEALGLDTTQSSYDLTQNRRIKSNQLDAKLDYYKILNTKSNLNLTLGVIVSNQEFDSNIFQFLDNNLKFNPIPIFNEGKVSNNTSYNFSDVYLGAHYRFRKGKFTITPGFSVHAYGNKNVQFGEVYKDNFLRVLPDFETRIQLKKSEALTFRYEMRNQFTDVTRLAEGVVLNSFNDIQFGEPALQNALSHNLSLFYSSFNLFNYTNVFARASYSKNIDQIRSLTSFENVIRTSTFFNSSFADENINVFGRVQRTFGKIRASLNASFNYSKLNQFIQDRQSLNERFVQSYTPGIRTNYLEAPNVNIRYRYSVSNNNQGSRKTTFITNAPSIEFDAYLWKKITFRTDYTYTDQDLGDGNSQSFQTWNATLSYRKNRDAKWEYELKATNLLNIDAQVRNNANDISVFNSEVFIQPRFITFRFIYNL; this is encoded by the coding sequence ATGAAAAATATCGTAATCATATCGTTTTTACTGATTGCTCAAAATCTTTTTTCGCAAGTTGTTTTCAAGGGAGTGGTTAAAGATACTCTTAATAAACCTTTAGAACTGGCGAATGTTATTGCCATTAACAACAAAACTGAGGTTTTAGAGTCGTATGCAATTACAGATGAACTTGGTAGGTATCAATTAAAACTAACAAAAAATAGCGGCTATAAAATACAGGTGAGTTATGTAGGAATGAAAACCAAAGAAAGTTTGGTAGTTGTTCAAGAAAATAATTTTACAAAAGATTTCATACTAAAATTAGATAATAGTCTTGATGAAGTTGAAATTACTTATGAGATGCCCGTTGTGGTGAAGGGAGATACATTGATTTATAATGCAGATTCTTTTAAAAATGGAACAGAAAGAAAGTTGGAAGATGTATTGGAAAAATTACCTGGAGTAGAGATTAATGAAGAAGGTCAGGTCGAAGTTGAAGGGAAAGTAGTAAACAAGCTAATGGTAAATGGAAAAGATTTTTTTGATGGAGATACCAAATTAGCAACCAAAAACATACCATCAAAGGCTGTAGATAAGATTCAGGTTTTAAGAAACTATGCAGAGGTTGGTCAGCTAAGTGGTGTTCGTAATAACCAAGATAATGTAGCATTAAATATAAAGTTAAAAAAAGGAAAGGAAAGTTTTTGGTTTGGAAATGTTACTGTTGGAGCGGGGAATGCTCCTACAGATGAATTGTATTTGCTGCAGCCAAAACTGTTTTATTACAATCCCAAGTACAGTATTAACTTTATTGGTGATTTTAATAATATCGGAGAGGTAGCGCTCAGCAGGCGAGATATTAGAGGATTTGGAGGAGGTTTTAGAGCTCCTAGCAGAAGTAGTGGAACTAATATTAACTTAGGAGACAACAGCTTAAATTTTTTAACGAGTCAAGGAAATGCTTTAAAGATTGAAAACAAATTGGCTTCAGCAAACTTTAGTTATTCTCCCAAAAACACTTTAGATTTTAGTGGTTTTCTTATTTTTAATAGTAGTAAAATTCTATCAAGAGAATCTAATTTTATTCAGTATTCAAATCAAGAGTTAGGGATACCAGATGAATCTACCGAACAAACCAGTACAGAGCGTTCCAATCAAGGTTTAATAAAATTAAGTCTTTCCTATAAGCCTAATTTTAATAATCAACTAGATTATGATGTGCTAGCAAGAGTTTCTAATGATCGTCAAAATCGAAATTTATTATCATCAGTATTAGGAGGTATTACTCAGATAGATGAAGTGACACCTTATAGTGTAAACCAAAATTTCAACTATTATTATACTTTAAATGATACCAATATATTTGCATTAGAAGCACAATATTTAATAAAGAATGAAGATCCTTTTTACAATGCTATTTTAGAAAATACTTCGGCTAATACTGATTCTTTTGATGCTACAGCAGAAGCTCTAGGTTTAGATACAACCCAAAGTAGTTATGATCTTACTCAAAATAGGAGAATAAAATCAAATCAATTGGATGCTAAGCTAGATTATTATAAAATATTAAATACAAAAAGTAATCTTAATTTGACGCTAGGTGTTATTGTGAGTAATCAAGAGTTTGATTCTAATATATTCCAATTTTTAGATAATAATTTGAAATTTAATCCAATACCTATTTTTAACGAGGGTAAAGTATCAAATAATACATCCTATAATTTTAGCGATGTTTATTTAGGGGCTCATTATAGATTTCGAAAAGGTAAATTCACTATTACTCCTGGTTTTTCTGTTCATGCTTATGGAAACAAGAATGTACAATTTGGCGAGGTGTATAAAGATAACTTTTTAAGAGTATTACCAGATTTTGAAACTAGAATTCAGTTAAAAAAAAGTGAAGCTTTAACTTTTAGATATGAAATGCGTAATCAATTTACAGATGTAACGAGGTTGGCAGAAGGAGTTGTTTTGAATAGTTTTAATGATATACAATTTGGAGAACCAGCTTTGCAAAATGCACTTTCGCACAATTTAAGCCTTTTTTATAGTAGTTTTAACCTGTTTAATTACACAAATGTCTTTGCAAGAGCTTCTTATTCGAAAAATATCGACCAAATTAGAAGTTTGACAAGTTTTGAAAATGTAATAAGAACTAGTACTTTTTTTAATTCAAGTTTCGCAGATGAAAATATTAATGTGTTTGGTAGAGTGCAAAGAACTTTTGGTAAAATTAGAGCGAGTTTAAATGCAAGTTTCAATTACAGTAAATTAAATCAATTTATTCAAGACAGGCAATCGCTAAACGAACGTTTTGTACAATCTTACACTCCTGGTATAAGAACTAATTATTTAGAAGCACCTAATGTGAATATCAGATATAGATATAGTGTTTCTAATAACAATCAAGGAAGTAGAAAAACAACATTTATAACCAATGCACCATCAATTGAATTTGATGCGTACTTATGGAAAAAAATCACGTTTAGAACAGATTATACATATACCGATCAAGATTTAGGAGATGGTAACTCTCAATCGTTTCAAACATGGAATGCAACACTATCTTACAGGAAAAATAGAGATGCTAAGTGGGAGTATGAATTAAAAGCAACGAATTTATTAAATATTGATGCTCAAGTAAGAAATAATGCCAATGACATTTCCGTATTTAATTCAGAAGTTTTTATTCAACCAAGGTTTATAACCTTCAGGTTTATATATAATTTGTAA
- a CDS encoding endonuclease MutS2: protein MSKNISEKTLQDLEFTTVLEQVAEFSISDLGKQNVLSIQPLTNKKKLFFELNMVNEYLASFENENRIPNHFFEDISEETKRLAIENSFLETENFLKIASVTETVNELKKFLEKFKTYYPNLFLLSDNIEFTTFVSDAIKKIITSYGEVADNASPALKQIRKDIGNVRGKISESFSRALSRNISSGYLDDIKETIIDNQRVLAVTAMHRKKVKGSLLGSSKSGNIVYIAPQATLAYSRELQNLVYEEKQEVVKVLRALAEEIRPYTPLLEEYLTFLTHLDTVGSKAKYAKEINALLPKITKNRKVFLKDAYHPVLWRKNKAQDILTIPQTIQLNDKQQIIVISGPNAGGKSITLKTIGLLQLMLQSGLLIPVHERSETTLFNTILTDIGDNQSIENQLSTYSYRLKNMRYFLRKCNDNTLFLIDEFGTGSDPELGGALAEIFLEEFYDKKAFGIITTHYANLKVLANELENVTNANMQFDERTLEPLYKLFIGQAGSSFTFEVAQKNGIPFSLINRAKKRVETEKVRLDKTISKLQKERNRLQKTSDTLEKQKSKGQEHIESLQEKESKIKEKLEGFQELYDNNQRMLSLGRSINEMLNKYFQTNNKKELSANFFKWATSEKTKYIKKNPPKKKNKAEKKQDKIAVQKQKEAIKKVENEVLKKVVKVREEKKKEAAKIAEAKANYIFKAGDRVRLEDGNAVGTIDKIEKKKAFINYGLFTTEVSLTKLELVQAAKK, encoded by the coding sequence TTGAGTAAAAACATTTCAGAAAAGACACTTCAAGATTTAGAATTTACAACGGTTTTAGAACAGGTTGCAGAGTTTAGTATTTCAGATTTAGGTAAACAAAACGTTCTGAGCATTCAACCTCTAACAAACAAAAAGAAGCTTTTTTTTGAATTAAATATGGTTAACGAATACCTTGCTTCTTTTGAAAATGAAAACCGTATTCCAAATCATTTTTTTGAAGACATCTCTGAAGAAACAAAACGCCTTGCTATTGAGAATAGTTTCTTAGAAACTGAAAACTTTTTAAAAATAGCTAGCGTTACCGAAACAGTAAATGAGCTCAAAAAGTTTCTTGAAAAATTTAAAACATATTATCCTAATCTTTTCTTGTTAAGTGATAACATAGAATTCACAACCTTTGTTTCAGATGCCATCAAAAAAATTATTACTTCGTATGGCGAAGTTGCAGACAATGCTTCTCCAGCACTAAAACAAATTAGAAAAGACATAGGTAATGTTCGTGGAAAAATCTCTGAAAGCTTTTCTAGAGCTTTAAGTAGAAATATTTCAAGTGGTTATTTAGATGATATTAAAGAAACTATTATTGATAATCAACGAGTATTAGCGGTTACTGCAATGCATCGAAAAAAAGTTAAAGGTAGTTTATTAGGTTCATCTAAATCTGGAAATATTGTTTATATCGCTCCACAAGCAACCTTGGCATATAGTAGAGAGCTTCAAAACCTTGTCTATGAAGAAAAGCAAGAAGTGGTAAAAGTTTTGAGAGCGCTTGCTGAAGAAATCAGACCTTATACACCATTACTCGAAGAGTACCTAACATTCCTAACACATTTAGACACTGTTGGTTCAAAAGCCAAATATGCTAAGGAAATCAATGCTTTATTACCAAAGATTACCAAAAACAGAAAGGTATTTTTAAAGGACGCATATCACCCTGTTTTATGGAGAAAAAATAAAGCTCAAGACATACTAACAATTCCGCAAACCATTCAATTAAATGACAAACAACAAATAATTGTCATTTCTGGACCCAATGCCGGTGGTAAAAGTATCACCTTAAAAACCATTGGTTTACTACAACTAATGTTACAAAGTGGATTGTTAATACCTGTTCATGAGCGCAGTGAAACCACCTTGTTTAATACTATTCTTACTGATATTGGTGACAATCAATCTATAGAAAACCAATTGAGTACCTATAGTTATCGATTGAAAAACATGCGCTATTTCTTGCGAAAGTGTAACGATAATACACTTTTTTTAATAGATGAGTTTGGAACAGGATCGGATCCTGAGCTCGGTGGTGCATTGGCAGAAATATTCTTAGAGGAGTTTTACGATAAAAAAGCTTTTGGTATTATAACTACACATTATGCTAATTTAAAAGTACTAGCTAATGAATTAGAAAATGTGACTAATGCTAATATGCAATTTGACGAACGAACACTTGAACCTTTATATAAGTTATTCATTGGTCAGGCTGGTAGTTCGTTTACTTTTGAAGTTGCTCAAAAGAATGGGATTCCATTCAGTTTGATTAATCGAGCAAAGAAACGTGTTGAAACTGAAAAAGTCCGCTTAGATAAAACGATTTCTAAACTTCAAAAGGAAAGAAACAGACTTCAAAAAACCTCTGATACGCTGGAAAAACAAAAATCGAAAGGTCAAGAGCATATTGAAAGTTTACAAGAAAAAGAGTCAAAAATCAAGGAAAAGCTAGAAGGCTTCCAAGAGCTGTATGACAATAACCAACGCATGCTTTCTTTAGGAAGAAGCATCAATGAAATGTTAAACAAGTATTTTCAAACCAACAATAAAAAAGAACTTTCTGCAAATTTCTTTAAATGGGCTACTTCCGAAAAAACAAAATACATAAAGAAAAATCCACCAAAGAAAAAAAACAAAGCCGAAAAGAAACAGGATAAGATAGCTGTACAAAAACAAAAAGAGGCTATTAAAAAAGTAGAAAATGAAGTATTAAAAAAGGTCGTTAAGGTTAGAGAAGAAAAGAAAAAAGAAGCTGCTAAAATAGCAGAAGCTAAGGCTAACTATATTTTCAAAGCGGGAGACCGTGTTCGCTTAGAAGACGGAAATGCCGTTGGAACAATTGATAAAATTGAAAAAAAGAAAGCCTTTATTAATTATGGTCTATTTACTACTGAAGTAAGTTTAACCAAGTTAGAATTGGTACAAGCAGCTAAAAAGTAA
- the ung gene encoding uracil-DNA glycosylase: MLIKIADSWKNILAEELEKEYFKELIYFIKKEYQEHTCYPKETDIFAAFDYCRFEDIKVVVIGQDPYHGVGQANGLCFSVHEGMKHPPSLINIFKEIETDLGISIPKSGDLSRWAQQGVLLLNATLTVRAHEAGSHQQKGWEQFTDTVIQKISENREDVVFLLWGGYAKKKGAKIDKKKHHVLTSGHPSPLSANRGYWFGNKHFSQTNNFLVANQMEKIRW; encoded by the coding sequence ATGCTTATAAAGATAGCAGATAGTTGGAAGAATATATTAGCTGAGGAGCTTGAAAAAGAGTATTTTAAAGAATTAATTTATTTTATAAAGAAAGAGTATCAAGAGCATACGTGTTACCCTAAAGAAACTGATATTTTTGCTGCTTTTGATTACTGTCGTTTTGAAGATATAAAAGTAGTTGTCATTGGTCAGGATCCTTATCATGGAGTAGGACAAGCAAACGGATTATGCTTTTCTGTTCATGAAGGAATGAAACATCCTCCTTCATTAATCAATATTTTTAAAGAAATTGAAACTGATTTAGGGATTTCAATACCAAAATCTGGAGACCTGTCACGATGGGCGCAACAAGGAGTATTGTTGTTGAATGCAACATTAACGGTAAGAGCTCATGAAGCAGGAAGTCATCAACAAAAAGGATGGGAACAATTTACAGATACTGTGATTCAAAAGATATCTGAAAATAGAGAAGATGTGGTTTTTTTGCTTTGGGGAGGATATGCGAAGAAGAAAGGAGCAAAGATTGATAAAAAGAAACATCACGTATTAACTTCGGGGCATCCTTCACCATTAAGTGCCAATAGAGGATATTGGTTTGGGAACAAACATTTTTCTCAAACAAATAATTTTTTAGTCGCAAATCAAATGGAAAAAATTAGATGGTAA
- a CDS encoding glycosyltransferase family protein yields the protein MKILYAIQGTGNGHASRALEIVPYLQRKAEVDVLISGYQCDLKFPFDIKYSLYGLSFIFGKKGGVDFKLTLQKLRLRNLLKEVQSIPIQEYDLIINDFEPVTAWAAKLKNIPIISLSHQNAVLDEQSPKYGKYKFERLILKYYAPAKIKFGFHFQPYSSAIFPPIIRREIRYSNSTNKGHYTVYLPAYSDKKIIKVLSTFKKVKWQVFSKHTKEYQLHNNITIQPVNGADFIRSMASSNGVLCGAGFETPAEALYLQKKLLVIPMRNQYEQQCNALSLKEMGVTVLKKFNKKQTNKISKWIKSDKIIQVQYPDSTEDILEAIILPYYNQTVLPSIVL from the coding sequence ATGAAAATATTATATGCTATTCAGGGAACAGGAAACGGGCATGCTAGTAGAGCTTTAGAAATAGTACCTTACCTACAAAGAAAAGCTGAAGTTGATGTTTTAATTAGCGGATATCAATGCGACCTTAAATTTCCTTTTGACATAAAGTATTCTTTATATGGGCTAAGCTTTATATTTGGTAAAAAAGGAGGCGTAGATTTTAAACTTACTCTACAAAAACTTCGATTACGTAACTTATTAAAAGAAGTACAATCAATTCCTATTCAAGAATACGATCTTATCATCAACGATTTTGAACCAGTAACAGCATGGGCCGCAAAACTAAAAAACATCCCTATTATATCATTAAGTCACCAAAATGCTGTTTTAGATGAACAATCCCCAAAATATGGAAAGTATAAATTTGAAAGACTAATATTAAAGTATTATGCCCCTGCAAAAATTAAGTTTGGTTTTCATTTTCAACCATATTCTTCAGCTATCTTTCCGCCAATTATTCGTAGAGAAATTAGGTATAGTAACAGTACTAACAAAGGTCATTATACTGTATATCTTCCAGCATATAGCGACAAAAAGATCATCAAAGTATTATCTACTTTCAAAAAAGTGAAATGGCAAGTATTCTCAAAGCATACCAAAGAATATCAATTGCACAACAACATTACCATTCAACCTGTAAATGGAGCCGATTTTATTAGGAGTATGGCTTCTTCTAATGGCGTACTCTGTGGTGCTGGTTTTGAAACTCCCGCTGAAGCGCTTTACCTTCAAAAAAAGCTACTAGTTATTCCTATGAGAAACCAATACGAACAACAGTGCAATGCACTAAGTTTAAAAGAAATGGGAGTCACTGTTTTGAAAAAATTCAACAAGAAACAAACTAACAAAATTTCTAAGTGGATTAAATCTGATAAAATAATACAAGTACAGTATCCTGATAGTACAGAAGACATTTTAGAAGCCATCATCCTACCATATTACAACCAAACTGTTTTACCTAGCATTGTATTATAA
- a CDS encoding UDP-2,3-diacylglucosamine diphosphatase, with translation MNKTKKRKIDIAVISDVHLGTYGCRATQLNNYLKTINPAILILNGDIIDIWQFNKRYFPKPHLKVIKQLMSFITSGTKVYYVTGNHDETLRKFKGFKLGSFEIVNKVVLNLDGKKAWFFHGDVFDVTMQHSKWLAKLGGIGYDMLIMINTAVNWVNEKLGYGRLSFSKKIKNSVKSAVKFINNFETTASDIAIEKGYDYVVCGHIHQPEIREIFNENGKTLYLNSGDWVENLTALEYNNKKWSLYEYEKDNTAKSLYHNYEVNDYELIGTEGNNSEIFEELLAEFDINKPFK, from the coding sequence ATGAATAAAACTAAGAAACGAAAAATCGATATCGCTGTGATATCGGATGTACATTTAGGAACATATGGTTGTAGAGCAACGCAATTAAACAATTATTTAAAAACCATTAATCCAGCAATTCTAATTTTAAACGGTGATATTATAGATATCTGGCAGTTTAACAAACGATATTTTCCAAAACCACATTTAAAAGTCATAAAACAACTAATGTCATTCATTACTTCTGGCACTAAAGTTTATTATGTAACCGGAAATCATGATGAAACGCTCAGAAAGTTTAAAGGATTTAAGCTAGGTAGTTTTGAAATAGTCAATAAAGTGGTTCTCAACTTAGATGGAAAAAAAGCTTGGTTTTTTCATGGTGATGTTTTTGACGTTACGATGCAACATTCTAAATGGTTAGCTAAACTTGGCGGTATAGGATACGATATGTTAATTATGATAAATACCGCTGTTAATTGGGTGAATGAAAAATTAGGCTATGGCAGATTGTCTTTTTCTAAAAAAATTAAAAACAGTGTAAAAAGTGCTGTTAAGTTTATTAACAACTTTGAAACTACTGCTTCTGATATTGCCATTGAGAAAGGATATGACTATGTTGTTTGTGGTCATATACATCAACCAGAAATTAGAGAGATTTTTAACGAAAATGGAAAAACACTGTACTTAAATTCTGGCGATTGGGTAGAAAATCTTACTGCTCTTGAATATAACAACAAAAAATGGAGTTTGTATGAATACGAAAAAGATAATACCGCAAAAAGCCTGTATCATAATTATGAAGTAAACGATTATGAGTTAATAGGTACAGAAGGAAACAATTCAGAAATTTTTGAAGAGCTATTAGCTGAATTCGATATTAACAAACCTTTTAAATAA